From one Triticum aestivum cultivar Chinese Spring chromosome 4B, IWGSC CS RefSeq v2.1, whole genome shotgun sequence genomic stretch:
- the LOC123091530 gene encoding MACPF domain-containing protein CAD1 encodes MEEEGAPALRVIRSSIDALGRGFDATHDTRLLYCKGSRLVDVDDGELSSRDLVMPDGLTVPGVPKGVDCSGESGVGVPETAGPCAFHEMAGYFNKKAQLVGDIPLGSFNSAYSFTGSKRFDAMATQSLGMEGKTIPLYKVQLVRQPLSVVEEVKHAVPHSWEPSSLARFIQNYGTHVITSITIGGKDLIYIKQHPSSSLSVVEIKNYIHDLGHQRFTENEIHTGSGPIRSTNKERENLGFNSQGVYPQPPSTPYIAAKEDVTVIFRRRGGDDLVQSHSEWARTVNSAPDVIHMTLFPIMTLLEAAIPGKDHLIRAINLYLEYKPPIEELRYFLEFQLPRVWAPIRDEHPLHQRKEPVCPSLQFSLMGKKLYINQEQVSVGRKPITGLRLCLEGAKQNRLCIQLQHLASLPKILKPYWDAHITIGAAKWQGPEEQDSRWFEPVKWNSFSHVSTAPVEHHEVLIGDASGVYIVTGAQLGVWDFGLKNVLYMKLLYSRVPGCTTRRSLWDHSPAAASSHPTVGPSKITYLDPGGSGAGSSDAGKFVKIVDRSELCKGPDDMPGHWLVTGGKLGVEKGRIVLRVKYSLLNY; translated from the exons ATGGAAGAAGAGGGCGCCCCGGCGCTGCGCGTGATCCGGAGCTCCATCGACGCGCTGGGGAGAGGGTTCGATGCCACCCACGACACCAGGCTGCTCTACTGCAAGGGGTCTCGCCTCGTCGACGTCGACGATGGCGAGCTGAGCTCCAGGGATCTGGTCATGCCTGACGGGCTGACTGTCCCCGGTGTGCCCAAGGGTGTTGACTGCTCCGGTGAGAGTGGGGTTGGTGTACCGGAGACCGCTGGCCCGTGCGCCTTCCACGAG ATGGCTGGGTATTTCAACAAAAAAGCCCAGCTTGTAGGAGATATACCTCTTGGAAGCTTTAATTCAGCATATAGTTTTACTGGATCCAAGAGATTTGATGCCATGGCTACCCAAAGTCTCGGGATGGAGGGCAAGACCATCCCTTTATATAAGGTCCAACTTGTGCGACAGCCTTTGTCAGTGGTAGAGGAAGTTAAGCATGCAGTGCCTCACTCATGGGAACCATCATCTCTCGCAAG GTTCATTCAGAATTATGGAACGCATGTCATAACATCCATTACCATTGGCGGGAAGGATTTGATTTACATCAAGCAGCATCCGTCATCATCACTTTCCGTAGTGGAAATTAAAAATTATATACACGATCTTGGACATCAGAGGTTTACTGAAAATGAAATCCATACAGGCTCAGGCCCTATAAGATCAACGAATAAG GAAAGAGAAAATCTTGGGTTCAACAGCCAAGGAGTATATCCACAACCTCCAAGTACACCATATATTGCTGCAAAAGAG GATGTCACTGTGATTTTCAGAAGGAGGGGAGGAGATGATTTAGTTCAAAGTCATTCTGAGTGGGCAAGAACTGTTAACTCAGCGCCTGATGTTATACATATGACCCTTTTTCCTATAATGACTCTGTTGGAAGCAGCCATCCCTGGAAAAGACCATCTCATCCGGGCGATCAACCTTTATCTAGAAT ATAAACCTCCAATTGAGGAGCTGCGTTACTTCCTAGAGTTCCAGCTTCCCAGAGTTTGGGCACCAATTCGTGATGAGCACCCTCTCCATCAAAGGAAAGAGCCTGTGTGCCCATCCTTGCAGTTCAGCTTGATGGGGAAAAAGCTGTACATCAACCAAGAACAG GTGTCAGTGGGTCGCAAGCCAATAACTGGCCTAAGGTTATGCTTGGAAGGTGCTAAGCAGAACAGGCTATGCATCCAACTGCAGCATCTAGCATCTCTTCCAAAGATCCTCAAGCCTTACTGGGATGCACACATCACGatcggtgcggcaaaatggcaggGGCCAGAGGAGCAGGACAGCCGCTGGTTTGAGCCTGTGAAGTGGAATAGCTTCTCCCATGTCAGCACAGCTCCAGTCGAGCACCATGAGGTGCTCATCGGGGACGCCTCCGGCGTGTACATTGTCACCGGAGCACAGCTCGGGGTGTGGGACTTTGGTTTGAAGAACGTCCTGTACATGAAGCTTCTCTACTCGAGGGTCCCCGGTTGCACCACCCGGAGATCGCTGTGGGATCACAGCCCTGCCGCCGCCAGCAGCCATCCGACAGTTGGTCCTTCTAAGATCACGTATCTGGACCCGGGGGGTTCTGGCGCAGGCTCGAGCGATGCAGGGAAGTTCGTGAAGATCGTGGACAGGTCGGAGCTGTGCAAAGGCCCCGACGACATGCCGGGGCACTGGCTGGTGACCGGCGGGAAGCTTGGCGTTGAAAAGGGGAGGATTGTTCTGAGAGTGAAGTATTCCTTGCTGAATTACTGA